In the genome of Triticum urartu cultivar G1812 chromosome 5, Tu2.1, whole genome shotgun sequence, one region contains:
- the LOC125509300 gene encoding uncharacterized protein At1g66480-like translates to MGNALAGRRRAAKVMTVDGATFRYKTPAAAGAALRGHPGHQLLESEEVRRLGVRARPLDRDAALKPGKLYFLVHLPPGGAGGRGGDEGLRAPHKTWSGALHVGARERLESLMLSRRTVSDVASLMPSAGGESSSVEAGADGAVRLRMRLPKAEVARLMKESRDPAEAAERIMQLCVARDQGGAAPAAAAAPAKPAPLPASALCTNKTAMKKEKRTRFMAVPDEIIG, encoded by the exons TACAAGACGCccgcggcggccggcgcggcgCTGCGCGGCCACCCGGGCCACCAGCTGCTGGAGTCGGAGGAGGTGCGGCGGCTCGGCGTCCGCGCCCGCCCGCTCGACCGCGACGCCGCGCTCAAGCCGGGCAAGCTCTACTTCCTCGTGCATCTCCCGCCCGGCGGAGCCGGCGGGCGCGGCGGCGACGAGGGCCTGCGCGCGCCGCACAAGACGTGGTCCGGTGCGCTGCACGTGGGCGCCCGGGAGCGGCTGGAGAGCCTGATGCTGTCGCGCCGCACCGTGTCGGACGTGGCGTCCCTGATGCCCTCCGCCGGCGGGGAGTCGTCGTCCGTGGAGGCCGGCGCGGACGGCGCGGTGCGGCTGCGGATGCGGCTGCCCAAGGCGGAGGTGGCGCGGCTGATGAAGGAGAGCAGGGACCCCGCGGAGGCCGCCGAGCGGATCATGCAGCTCTGCGTCGCCAGGGAccaggggggcgccgcccccgccgccgctgccgcgccgGCCAAGCCCGCCCCGCTGCCGGCCTCCGCGCTGTGCACCAACAAGACCGCCATGAAGAAAGAG AAACGGACGAGGTTCATGGCGGTGCCGGACGAGATCATCGGATGA